In Sphingobium sp. Z007, one DNA window encodes the following:
- a CDS encoding peptidase: protein MTGIRHRFLAIIGLAGAMTLGGCAYDDGYGYGGVSVGSGYYGNGGYYDDGLYGSPGFYQPGAYGGWYDNYYYPGSGYYIYDRGGRRHRWNDGQRRYWESRRAERGNDGRWRGRDRDGRDGNWDGRDRDGNWRDRDGRPGNGNATRPPRPPQGANDGRNWGDRNWGDRNSGRGQNDGQGRDRNGWRGNRPDGARPTPQPGLRQPQAQPQNRPQSRPQMNQPRPQRDWGGAGRQTRGREPAARVRPD from the coding sequence ATGACGGGCATCCGACATCGGTTCCTGGCGATAATCGGGCTAGCAGGCGCAATGACCTTGGGTGGTTGTGCCTATGATGACGGCTATGGCTATGGCGGCGTAAGCGTGGGTAGCGGCTATTATGGCAATGGCGGCTATTATGACGACGGCCTTTACGGGTCGCCCGGCTTTTACCAGCCCGGCGCCTATGGCGGCTGGTACGACAATTATTATTATCCCGGCAGCGGCTATTATATCTACGACCGTGGTGGACGCCGTCATCGCTGGAATGACGGTCAGCGCCGCTATTGGGAAAGTCGCCGGGCTGAACGCGGCAACGATGGTCGCTGGCGCGGCCGGGATCGGGACGGTCGGGACGGAAACTGGGATGGCCGGGACCGCGATGGCAATTGGCGCGACCGCGATGGTCGGCCGGGTAATGGCAACGCCACCCGCCCGCCCCGCCCGCCCCAGGGCGCCAATGATGGTCGCAACTGGGGCGATCGCAACTGGGGGGATCGCAATTCGGGACGGGGCCAGAATGACGGCCAGGGCCGCGACCGTAACGGGTGGCGCGGCAACCGGCCCGACGGCGCGCGGCCCACGCCGCAGCCGGGTTTGCGTCAGCCGCAGGCCCAGCCCCAGAACCGGCCCCAATCCCGGCCGCAGATGAACCAGCCGCG